Genomic DNA from Oncorhynchus clarkii lewisi isolate Uvic-CL-2024 chromosome 5, UVic_Ocla_1.0, whole genome shotgun sequence:
ctgcactgttggagctaggaacacaagcatttcgctacacccgcaataacatctgctaaatttgtgtatgtgaccaatagaatgAGATTTTATTTGAGTGGGGGATGTAATGCGCTACAGATACGCCCCCTTTAAGAGAGTCACAAGTGGGCAGCTGGCACAGGAGGCAGTGTCATGCTGCGTTCGTAACCAAGATGGAAGTGGGAAAATACCACATACGACTGAAAAATCCGCTGACgcccctccaactggtaattactagtggggaAACTGTCATCCTGAGCTCACACCTCTCCCACatggtgacctctgacctcatctAAGGAAATGACCTCGATAACAGCATTTTCGGCAGTTGAACACAACAAAAATCAATGAATTAATGTGTTTTTTAACTCTATAATTAGGTTACAATcatgatagctgtacttttagtttatggttgacgcGGCTTCAAATCACATGAATGTATCCAACTGGTATTTTTGACAGCTGGTAAATTCCCACCATCCACATGGTTACAAACGCAGCATCCGAGTGGAAACTAGAGGCCCAATGAAACAACCCTGTCGCAACAGACAATGCTGAACATTGTGAATAGGATTTCATTTTCCCACTGCAACAAAGCCGAACCGTGACCCCGAACCTGCAGTACGTACTGAACCGTGGGTTTGGTGGGCCGTTTACAATAAGTACTGAACCGGGGGTTTGGTGGGACGTTTACAATACGTACTGAACCGTGGATTTGGTGGGCCGTTTACAATACGTACTGAACCGTGGGTTTGGTGGGCCGTTTACAATACGTACTGAACCGTGGGTTTGGTGGGCCGTTTACAATACGTACTGAACCGTGGGTTTGGTGGGCCGTTTACAATACGTACTGAACCGTGGGTTTGGTGGGCCGTTTACAATACGTACTGAACCGTGGGTTTGGTGGGCCGTTTACAATACGTACTGAACCGTGGGTTTGGTGGGCCGTTTACAATACGTACTGAACCGTGGGTTTGGTGGGCTGTTTACAATACGTACTGAACCGTGGTTTGGTGGGCCGTTTACAATACGTACTGAACCGTGGGTTTGGTAGGCCGTTTACAATATGTACTGAACCGTTTACAATACGTACTGAACCGTGGGTTTGGTGGGCCGTTTACAATACGTACTGAACCGTGGGTTTGGTGGGCCGTTTACAATACGTACTGAACCGTGGATTTGGTGGGCCGTTTACAATACGTACTGAACCGTGGGTTTGGTGGGCCGTTTACAATACGTACTGAACCGTGGGTTTGGTGGGCCGTTTACAATACGTACTGAACCGTGGGTTTGGTGGGCCGTTTACAATACGTACTGAACCGTGGGTTTGGTGGGCCGTTTACAATACGTACTGAACCGTGGGTTTGGTGGGCCGTTTACAATACGTACTGAACCGTGGGTTTGGTGGGCCGTTTACAATACGTACTGAACCGTGGGTTTGGTGGGCTGTTTACAATACGTACTGAACCGTGGTTTGGTGGGCCGTTTACAATACGTACTGAACCGTGGGTTTGGTAGGCCGTTTACAATATGTACTGAACCGTTTACAATACGTACTGAACCGTGGGTTTGGTGGGCCGTTTACAATACGTACTGAACCGTGGGTTTGGTGGGCCGTTTACAATACGTACTGAACCGGGGGTTTGGTGGACCGTTTACAATACGTACTGAACCGTGGGTTTGGTGAACCGTTTACAATACGTACTGAACCGGGGGTTTGGTGGGCCGTTTACAATACGTACTGAACCGGGGGTTTGGTGGGCCGTTTACAATACGTACTGAACCGGGGGTTTGGTGGGCCGTTTACAATATGTACTGAACCGTGGGTTTGGTGGACCGTTTACAATACGTACTGAACCGTGGGTTTGGTGAACCGTTTACAATACGTACTGAACCGTGGGTTTGGTGGGCCGTTTACAATACGTACTGAACCGGGGGTTTGGTGGGCCGTTTACAATACGTACTGAACCGGGGGTTTGGTGGGCCGTTTACAATATGTACTGAACCGTGGGTTTGGTGAACCGTTTACAGTACGTACTGAACCGGGGGTTTGGTGGGCCGTTTACAATACGTACTGAACCGGGGGTTTGGTGGGCCGTTTACAATACGTACTAAACCGTGGGTTTGGTGGGCCGTTTACAATACGTACTGAACTGGGCGTTTGGTGGGCCGTTTACAATACGTACTGAACTGGGGGTTTGGTGGGCCGTTTACAATACGTACTGAACTGGGGGTTTGGTGGGCCGTTTACAATACGTACTGAACCGTTTACAATACGTACTGAACCGTGGGTTTGGTGGGCCGTTTACAATACGTACTGAACCGTGGGTTTGGTGGGCCGTTTGCAATACGTACTGAACCGGGGGTTTGGTGGGCCGTTTACAATATGTACTGAACTGGGGGTTTGGTGGGCCGTTTACAATACGTATTGAACTGGGAGTTTGGTGGGCCGTTTACAATACGTACTGAACCATTTACAATACGTACTGAACCGTGGGTTTGGTGGGCCGTTTACAATATGTACTGAACCGTGGGTTTGGTGGGCCGTTTACAATACGTACTGAACCGTGGGTTTGGTGGGCCGTTTACAATACGTACTGAACCGTGGGTTTGGTGGGCCGTTTACAATACGTACTGAACCGTGGGTTTGGTGGGCCGTTTACAATACGTACTGAACCGTGGGTTTGGTGGGCCGTTTACAATACGTACTGAACCGTGGGTTTGGTGGGCCGTTTACAATACGTACTGAACCGTGGGTTTGGTGGGCCGTTTACAATACGTACTGAACCGTTTACACCCATActttatagagcactacttttacCCCAAATGAAGGGTCCCTGAGGTTTTGCCAGAGCCCATAGGGTTAGCCCAAATGAAGGGTCCTTGAGGTAAAACCCTAAACCACCAAAATGTACATTGCATTTTACTTCAGCTCCAATAAAACATGAAAACACAAACATTTATGTATTACCACATGGTGAAGAATGGCCAGAACAGTAAATCTGACAGTGTGTTCTTCATGTCTCTAGGTGAGCATAGTGTGTTCTTCATGTCTCTAGGTGAGCATAGCGTGCTGACAGTGTGTTCTTCATGTATCTAGGTGAGCATAGCGTGCTGACTGTGTTCTTCATGTCTCTAGGTGAGCATAGCGTGTTGACAGTGTGTTCTTCATGTCTCTAGGTGAGCATAGCGTGTTGACAGTGTGTTCTCCATGTCTCTAGGTGAGCATAGCGTGTTGACAGTGTGTTCTTCATGTCTCTAGGTGAGCATAGCGTGCTGACAGTGTGTTCTTCATGTCTCTAGGTGAGCATAGCGTGTTGACAGTGTGTTCTTCATGTATCTAGGTGAGCATAGCGTGTTGACAGTGTGTTCTCCATGTCTCTAGGTGAGCATAGCGTGTTGACAGTGTGTTCGTCATGTCTCTAGGTGAGCATAGCGTGCTGACAGTGTGTTCTTCATGTCTCTAGGTGAGCATAGCATGTTGACAGTGTGTTCTTCATGTCTCTAGGTGAGCATAGCGTGCTGACAGTGTGTTCTTCATGTCTCTAGGTGAGCATAGCGTGTTGACAGTGTGTTCTTCATGTCTCTAGGTGAGCATAGCGTGTTGACAGTGTGTTCTTCATGTATCTAGGTGAGCATAGCGTGCTGACAGTGTGTTCTTCATGTCTCTAGGTGAGCATAGCGTGTTGACAGTGTGTTCTTCATGTCTCTAGGTGAGCATAGCGTGTTGACAGTGTGTTCTTCATGTCTCTAGGTGAGCATAGCGTGTTGACCGTGTGTTCTTCATGTCTCTAGGTGAGCATAGCGCGTTGACAGTGTGTTCTTCATGTCTCTAGGTGAGCATAGCGTGCTGACAGTGTGTTCCTCATGTCTCTAGGTGAGCATAGCGTGTTGACAGTGTGTTCTTCATGTCTCTAGGTGAGCATAGCGTGTCCAGAGAGGATGGAGCCCATCACCAAAGTGTCTCACATCCCCCCTTCCCGCTGGTCTCTCATCTGCAGCCTCTGTAAACTGAAGACTGGTGCCTGTATACAGGTGAGTAATGCTGTCTATGTGGAGGGTAGGGCCCGCTGTCTACGTGGAGGGTAGGGCCCGCTGTCTACGTGGAGGGTAGGGCCCGCTGTCTACGTGGAGGGTAGGGCCCGCTGTCTACGTGGAGGGTAGGGCCCGCTGTCTACGTGGAGGGTAGGGCCCGCTGTCTACGTGGAGGGTAGCTAGTAAAATGTTTATTAGTTGTGTATCAGGATCAGTCAATGAACTCTCCttatcctcctccatcccccaGAGTTCAACTCTCCttatcctcctccatcccccaGAGTTCAACTCTCCTtatcctcccccatcccccaGAGTTCAACTCTCCTtatcctcccccatcccccaGAGTTCAACTCTCCTtatcctcccccatcccccaGAGTTCAACTCTCCTtatcctcccccatcccccaGAGTTCAACTCTCCTtatcctcccccatcccccaGAGTTCAACTCTCCTtatcctcccccatcccccaGAGTTCAACTCTCCTtatcctcccccatcccccaGAGTTCAACTCTCCTtatcctcccccatcccccaGAGGGCTGAGTGAAGAACTGCACCATCCCGTTCCATGTGACGTGTGTCTTGGAGTTGTAATATGTTTATATTATTCTGATTTAGTTAATGATGTGTATATTCTGTTGTGTTGGGTCTCATCCCTCTCAGTGCTCAGTGAAGAACTGCACCATCCCGTTCCATGTGACGTGTGCCTTCGAGTACAGCCTGGAGATGAAGACTGTCCTGGATGAAGGAGACGAGGTGAAGTTCAGGTCCTACTGCCTGAAGCACAGCAAGCCCAAGAACCAGGCCTCCTCCGACCCAACAGCCCCCGGCCTCAGCCCCTGTCAACCAGCCCACAACAAGCAGCCCAAGGCAGGGGAGCCAGGCTCCGGTCTCAGTCCGGCCCGGCCCAAACCACCCGCAGACCCAGAGAGGGGGGGCCTGAGGGCCCAAAGGTTACTAGAACTAGAGGAGGAGTTTTCTACTCTGATTCACCCTGAGGAGCTGGCCCTGAACCTGGGCCTCCCTCCCAGCCTGCTGGACTTCATCTACCAGTACTGGAAACTGAAGAGGAAGAGCAACTTCAACCGTGCTCTGCTGCCCCCTAGTGAGGAGGAGGGTAACCTGCTGCTGTTGCCTCATGAAGACAGCATCCACACACGGATGAGGATGTTCATGCACCTCAGACAGGACTTAGAGAGGGTTAGTATTACTTATTAGTTGGATATTTAAAACAGATATATTAGAAGACAGCGGCTACACACGGATGAGGATGATCATGCACCTCAGACAGAACTTAGTGTGTGACTGGTTGATTATATTATGTCAGGGCTcgtcaaccctgttcctggagagaaaccctcctgtaggttttaactccgaccctgttccaggaacagggttggagttaaaacctacaggagggtctctctccaggaacaggcttggtgttaacctacaggagggtagctctccaggaacaggcttggtgttaacctacaggagggtagctctccaggaacagggttggagagataTAATGTAATGAAGCTCATCCATATTGTTTCTAGGTTAGTTCCaggtacagggttggagagaTATGATGTAATGAAGCTCATCCATATGGTTTCTAGGTTAGCTCCaggtacagggttggagagaTATGATGTAATGAAGCTCATCCATATTGTTTCTAGGTTAGCTCCAGGAACACATTTTCTGTGCCAGTTATAGGACCAGTCTATTATATTCTAGTTACTGAGGAACCTTCCAGGTATTTAAATGTCTATCTACAAATGGGGTGGGCAAACTACGGATCTCCGTTGAATTTCAAAATCCCCAACTGACCCCTGAGCCAAAAAGTTTGCCCACCCCTGATTTAGAACTTCTCTACCGTGTTGGGTCAATGTCTGCTCTCTTGACGGCCGTTTTGTGTCCCCTACAGGTGAGGAACCTGTGTTACATGGTGAGTCGGAGGGAGAAGCTGAAACTGTCTCAGAGCAAGGCCCAGGAGCAGATCTTCAACCTCCACGTCAAACTGCTCAACCAGGAGATCTCCGCTGGTAAGatactggttgtgtgtctgtgtgtcctctGTCCAGAAGAGGAACAGGTTAACGTTCTATCCTAGGGTGGAGTTGGGACTCATGGTGTTTGTCTCTCCAGGTTAATGTTCTATCCTAGGGTGGAGTTGGGACTCATGGTGTTTGTCTCTCCAGGTTAATGTTCTATCCTAGGGTGGAGTTGGGACTCATGGTGTTTGTCTCTCCAGGTTAATGTTCTATCCTAGGGTGGAGTTGGGACTCATGGTGTTTGTCTCTCCAGGTTAATGTTCTATCCTAGGGTGGAGTTGGGACTCATGATGTTTGTCTCTCCAGGTTAATGTTCTATCCTAGGGTGGAGTTGGGACTCATGGTGTTTGTCTCTCCAGGTTAATGTTCTATCCTAGGGTGGAGTTGGGACTCATGGTCTTTTCTCTCCAGGTCTGCCGGTGGACAGCATGTTGTTCCGGCCTCCTCCCAGAATCACCCTGAAGCTGAAGATGCCCAAAGTGTCGCTGGGTAATGGGAAGACCGGCTCCAAGTCAGGCAACGGCCCCCTCTGTCCAGATAACAGCGGGAATGTTCACGAACGTagtgggggagggaaggggctgggtaaggagggaggggcgctgggtaaggagggaggggcgctgggtaaggagggaggggcgctgggtaaggagggaggggcgctggggaaggagggaggggggctggggaaggaaggaggggggcTGGGGAAGGGTAAGGGGGGAGGGTTGGGTAAAGGAGGAGGGAAGCCTCAGCTCCATGGGCGAGGCAGGAGAGAGGAGCGCTCCAATGGCAGTCTACTGTCAACCTCTACCTCAGGTCAGTCATGTAGAGAGAGCAGTACCACCACTGGACCAGCACTGACCAACAGAGGCTCAGCCCTGCCTATCAAATCTACTGGCAAGCCCCTGACTGGCAAAACCTTAACGGGTAAACCCCTGGTGCTCCACGGCCATTCCTCCAATGGAAATGTTAAACTGGACCCAGACCGAGCGGGCCACATCCCCAAATCCAACGGTGTGATGGAGAAGATGGTGGGCGTGACCCAGAAGGACACCGCTTGTCAGACCCCCAGTGAACAGGATGCTGGTGAGGGGTCAGGGGGCAAGGGCAGCCAGTCAGCAAGCTTCAGGAGGTCAACCATGGAGCACTTCAGCCGGTCATTCAAGGAGGCGACGGTCAGTTTGGTGCGGACCACGGAGGACCTGCGGGGGGACAAGGTGTCCCAGGGGGGTAAAGGCTCCAGATCAGTCCAGGACCGGCCCTGGGCCAAACCAGCTCCTGGAGGCCCCCAGGGACTCGGTGGTACCAGATCAGCCCAGGACCGACCCTGGGCCAAACCAGCTCCTGGAGGCCCCCAAGGAGCCAGTGGTACCAGACCACCACCCTACCAGGAGACGGATGGATACTGCCCTGACCTGGAGCTCAGTGACTCGGAGCCAGAGGCTCAAGGTCAGAGGTGGAGGCAGGGTAGGGGTGACTCGGGGGGCCAGGCAGGAGGAGACTACAGCAGggggaacagcagagggaagcAGGGCCTGGGGGGGTCCAGTAGAACCTCAGCACAGAGGTGACATCCCTGACCCCTCACCTACTGTAGACACTGGCCCCAGTTCTGTCACCGCTCTGTCATTCCCTCTCTGACCACTGGAGCCCTGACCAGCCATAGAGCAGCAGGGGCCAATCGCAGCCATCTATTGGTAAACTGGGGCATCTATTGGTCACCTGGGACCAGGCCCCCCAACACTGGCTGGAGCATCGAACTATTGGTCAACTGGGACCAGGGCCCCCTACACTGGCTGGGGCATCGATCTAATGGTCAACTGGGACCAGGCCCCCCTACACTGGCTGGAGCATCGATCTAATGGTCAACTGGGACCAGGGCCCCCTACACTGGCTGGGGCATCTATCTATTGGTCAACTGGGACCAGGGCCCCCTACACTGGCTGGGGCATCTATCTATTGGTCAACTGGGACCAGGGCCCCCTACACTGGCTGGGGCATCTATGTATTGGTCTGCTgagacacatacagacaggaGCAAAGGACTGATGCATGGCGGGCGTCCTAGCCCAGATCATCACCTCAATGGGTCTCCGACGTGTGTCCTCCTGTTACggatcctctatctctctccatgctcGCTGTGAGCGGAGCAGTGTTGTACTGTCTTCTGAGATT
This window encodes:
- the LOC139409596 gene encoding protein Jade-3-like, whose protein sequence is MKRLRSSSSSDSSDNESPSTSFCSSNKYGSKPGTPAPMPKKPAEVFRKDLISAMKLPDSHHVSPEDYYLLGDTWRQEWEKGVQVPAFPETIPHASIRNIAEKPKETVFTLQKRYIQCWSQASTETGYVNIKELAEAMCSYDLDNMDLYWLQALNAELGHMGEGPVDELTMERTMEALERHCHDNMNHAIDTVEGLGIEYDEDVICDVCRSPDSEEGNDMVFCDKCNICVHQACYGIVKVPDGNWLCRTCVLGIDPQCQLCPIKGGAMKATRAGTKWAHVSCALWIPEVSIACPERMEPITKVSHIPPSRWSLICSLCKLKTGACIQCSVKNCTIPFHVTCAFEYSLEMKTVLDEGDEVKFRSYCLKHSKPKNQASSDPTAPGLSPCQPAHNKQPKAGEPGSGLSPARPKPPADPERGGLRAQRLLELEEEFSTLIHPEELALNLGLPPSLLDFIYQYWKLKRKSNFNRALLPPSEEEGNLLLLPHEDSIHTRMRMFMHLRQDLERVRNLCYMVSRREKLKLSQSKAQEQIFNLHVKLLNQEISAGLPVDSMLFRPPPRITLKLKMPKVSLGNGKTGSKSGNGPLCPDNSGNVHERSGGGKGLGGLGKEGGGLGKGKGGGLGKGGGKPQLHGRGRREERSNGSLLSTSTSGQSCRESSTTTGPALTNRGSALPIKSTGKPLTGKTLTGKPLVLHGHSSNGNVKLDPDRAGHIPKSNGVMEKMVGVTQKDTACQTPSEQDAGEGSGGKGSQSASFRRSTMEHFSRSFKEATVSLVRTTEDLRGDKVSQGGKGSRSVQDRPWAKPAPGGPQGLGGTRSAQDRPWAKPAPGGPQGASGTRPPPYQETDGYCPDLELSDSEPEAQGQRWRQGRGDSGGQAGGDYSRGNSRGKQGLGGSSRTSAQR